One genomic region from Terriglobus aquaticus encodes:
- the hisI gene encoding phosphoribosyl-AMP cyclohydrolase, with protein MASVAAKPAKIDFNKAGGMVAGIVQDAGTGEVLMLGFLNEESYRKTLETGFVTFWSRSRNKLWMKGETSGNRLRVVTAATDCDSDALLFRVVVEGDGLVCHEGTVSCFTKPIEMSNEETR; from the coding sequence ATGGCAAGCGTAGCGGCGAAACCCGCCAAGATCGACTTCAACAAGGCTGGCGGCATGGTGGCCGGCATTGTGCAGGACGCAGGCACCGGCGAGGTGTTGATGCTGGGATTTCTGAATGAGGAGAGCTACCGGAAGACGCTGGAGACCGGGTTTGTCACGTTCTGGTCGCGTTCGCGGAACAAGCTGTGGATGAAGGGCGAGACCAGCGGCAACCGGCTGCGCGTGGTGACCGCCGCGACGGATTGTGATTCGGACGCGTTGCTGTTCCGCGTTGTTGTGGAAGGTGACGGCCTGGTATGCCACGAAGGCACGGTGAGCTGTTTTACGAAGCCGATTGAGATGAGCAACGAGGAGACACGGTAG
- the hisH gene encoding imidazole glycerol phosphate synthase subunit HisH translates to MIQVIDYKAGNLTSVVKALQFLGAETHVTQSPEDVRAAEKIVLPGVGHFRATQLLHDLQLTEATREAIARGVPFLGICVGLQWLYEGSTEAESTDGLCHYGGRCERFPAVFEGAELKSPHVGWNSLEDVREGSRLLRGVAPGSFVYYTHSWRAPVDADTAATTFYGGPFTAAVERGNVMGVQFHPEKSGETGLQILRNFVELA, encoded by the coding sequence GTGATCCAGGTTATCGATTACAAAGCCGGCAATCTGACGAGCGTAGTAAAGGCGCTGCAATTTCTAGGCGCCGAGACGCATGTGACGCAGTCGCCGGAGGATGTGCGCGCGGCGGAGAAGATTGTGCTGCCGGGTGTGGGGCATTTTCGGGCGACGCAGTTGTTGCATGATCTGCAACTGACAGAGGCGACGCGCGAGGCGATTGCGCGGGGTGTGCCGTTTCTGGGCATTTGCGTTGGGTTGCAATGGCTGTACGAGGGCTCGACGGAGGCCGAGTCGACCGACGGTCTGTGCCACTACGGTGGGCGGTGCGAGCGGTTTCCGGCGGTGTTCGAGGGTGCGGAGCTGAAGTCGCCGCACGTGGGTTGGAATTCGCTGGAGGACGTGCGCGAAGGGTCGCGGCTACTGCGTGGCGTCGCTCCGGGGAGCTTTGTGTACTACACGCATTCGTGGCGAGCGCCGGTGGATGCGGATACGGCGGCGACAACGTTCTATGGTGGGCCGTTTACGGCCGCGGTGGAGCGGGGAAACGTGATGGGTGTGCAGTTTCATCCGGAGAAGAGCGGCGAAACCGGGCTGCAAATCCTGCGCAACTTTGTGGAGCTTGCCTGA
- a CDS encoding acyltransferase family protein, which produces MTAPAPETRASSQPASSTSAQEERLPEAASLLLDVIRFTLAVLVVVGHASMPWFSTGWPPLLGWADVAVPGFFVLSGFMIRYVTEDRERDPRRYFISRASRMYSVLLPALLLTLVCRSYISWRNPVYATVLWRAQSLPALGANLVAHLLFFTQFWGHAVLVSPNLPLWSLGYEVPYYVLFGLFALCRGPWRWIAAALYVAALGPQVLFLAPLWWSGCWLYNLWQWSRQSRARSAMTAALALVCSLALLLPLAHPALWTRLALLPNPLTALGQPHGRATMLAYSSGLVSWMLMLLGLCLSDRIRLSKRAPWARPVRRIAEGTFTLYLFHYPLLCLVPPTLGHVLRSGWSTTLLVLSIVALCVALSQPIDALKNRMRRSLTARFA; this is translated from the coding sequence ATGACTGCGCCTGCGCCGGAGACCCGCGCCTCGTCGCAACCCGCATCGTCAACCAGCGCGCAGGAGGAACGCCTGCCCGAAGCCGCCTCGCTCCTGCTCGACGTCATCCGCTTCACGCTTGCGGTCCTGGTCGTGGTCGGCCACGCGTCAATGCCGTGGTTCTCCACCGGCTGGCCGCCCCTGCTCGGCTGGGCCGACGTGGCCGTCCCGGGCTTCTTCGTCCTCTCCGGATTCATGATTCGCTACGTCACGGAAGACCGCGAACGCGACCCGCGCCGCTATTTCATCAGCCGCGCATCCCGCATGTACTCCGTGCTGCTGCCAGCGCTTCTGCTCACCCTGGTCTGCCGCTCCTACATCTCGTGGCGAAATCCGGTTTACGCCACCGTCCTGTGGCGCGCGCAGAGCCTGCCCGCCCTGGGCGCGAACCTTGTCGCGCACCTGCTCTTCTTCACCCAGTTCTGGGGACATGCCGTCCTCGTCTCACCCAACCTGCCTCTCTGGTCGCTCGGATACGAGGTGCCGTACTACGTCCTGTTCGGCCTGTTCGCCCTCTGCCGGGGCCCGTGGCGCTGGATCGCCGCTGCCCTCTACGTTGCCGCGCTCGGCCCACAGGTGCTCTTTCTCGCGCCGTTGTGGTGGTCCGGCTGCTGGCTCTACAACCTGTGGCAATGGTCCCGGCAGTCGCGCGCACGCTCCGCGATGACTGCCGCGCTGGCTCTGGTGTGCAGCCTCGCTCTTCTGTTGCCACTTGCGCACCCAGCACTATGGACACGCCTGGCACTCCTGCCGAACCCTCTGACAGCACTCGGCCAGCCCCACGGTCGCGCGACCATGCTCGCCTACTCTTCCGGTCTGGTCTCGTGGATGCTGATGCTCCTCGGCCTCTGCCTCTCGGACCGCATCCGGCTCTCGAAGCGCGCACCCTGGGCGCGCCCCGTTCGCCGCATCGCCGAGGGCACCTTCACGCTCTACCTCTTCCACTACCCTCTGCTCTGCCTGGTGCCGCCCACGCTCGGCCACGTCCTGCGAAGTGGCTGGAGCACAACGCTTCTGGTCCTCAGCATCGTCGCCCTGTGCGTCGCTTTGTCTCAGCCCATCGACGCGCTCAAGAACCGCATGCGCCGGAGCCTGACCGCACGCTTCGCATAA
- a CDS encoding DUF4397 domain-containing protein has protein sequence MKSPRPIARLLHSVRTALVAGVVSVLPFALVGCGQVSGSTQTQYAQLRVIDTSTSAGGLDIQVGSSVLAYNIGFGSVVNYTPVLPGTYTIAANQAGTKTVVSSVRGTLAAPTEYTLLIGNTAAGAQAQLLTDQSQPAPGNQVLVRLIDQATAIGSVDVYFIPAGGNLLTTKAVATAVNLNDIRTGIYVPTGTYQVVLLPAGTVPVAATATTPATTALYSSAATSLPAGSARTIVLLDTQVTTTPAVQVIFIADYDSPYATGTAQ, from the coding sequence ATGAAATCACCTCGTCCGATCGCCAGGCTGCTCCACAGCGTCCGCACCGCTCTTGTAGCGGGCGTGGTCTCGGTGCTTCCTTTCGCTCTCGTCGGTTGCGGACAGGTCAGCGGCTCCACCCAGACGCAGTACGCGCAACTCCGCGTCATCGACACCTCCACCTCTGCCGGCGGCCTCGACATTCAGGTCGGCTCCAGCGTCCTCGCCTACAACATCGGCTTCGGCAGCGTGGTGAACTACACCCCCGTTCTGCCCGGCACCTACACCATTGCTGCCAATCAGGCCGGTACGAAGACCGTGGTCAGCAGCGTTCGTGGAACGCTCGCGGCACCCACGGAGTACACCCTGCTGATCGGCAATACCGCCGCCGGCGCCCAGGCGCAACTGTTGACCGACCAGAGCCAGCCCGCACCCGGCAACCAGGTGCTCGTCCGCCTCATCGATCAAGCGACCGCGATCGGTTCCGTTGATGTCTACTTCATCCCTGCCGGCGGCAACCTGCTCACGACCAAGGCTGTCGCCACCGCTGTCAATCTGAACGACATCCGCACCGGCATCTATGTCCCGACCGGGACCTATCAGGTAGTGCTCCTGCCAGCCGGCACCGTGCCCGTGGCGGCCACCGCAACGACCCCGGCGACGACCGCGCTGTACAGCAGCGCCGCAACGTCCCTGCCTGCTGGCAGCGCCCGCACTATCGTCCTGTTGGACACCCAGGTGACCACCACCCCTGCCGTCCAGGTCATCTTCATCGCAGACTACGACTCGCCCTACGCCACCGGCACCGCACAATAG
- the hisD gene encoding histidinol dehydrogenase, which yields MRIVKTTERGAKDAERLLRELEQRGAVKTAEVEPVVRKIMERVRKDGDKGLRKLAEKFDGLQEKQPLRVTAGEMLDAWNATSPELQEAMRTAAENIRSFAEQQKPDEWFTENTPGVTVGQIVRPLESVGCYVPGGRFPLPSTLLMTTIPAQVAGVERVVVVSPKPARETLAAAHLAGVTEMYRTGGAQAVAALAYGTETINRVDKIVGPGNLYVTAAKVIASTECGIDMPAGPTEIVVTSETGNAEGIAADLVAQAEHDPETLAVFVTANEKLAKQVAELAHKRAKGNALAKVSLRARGTVFLCESVEETHAITNRLAPEHLTVDAASDLLWVRNAGSVFVGNFAPQSMGDYISGPNHVLPTGRVGRVRGGLSVTDFLKVITVQDYTAAGLKTLGPKAIALATAEGLVAHAESVRVRMNGGKR from the coding sequence ATGCGGATCGTAAAGACCACTGAGCGTGGCGCGAAGGATGCCGAAAGGCTGTTGCGCGAGTTGGAGCAGCGCGGTGCGGTGAAGACGGCGGAGGTGGAGCCGGTGGTGCGCAAGATCATGGAGCGCGTTCGCAAGGACGGCGACAAGGGACTGCGAAAGCTGGCGGAGAAGTTTGACGGTTTGCAAGAAAAGCAGCCGCTGCGTGTGACGGCTGGCGAGATGCTGGATGCGTGGAATGCGACATCGCCTGAGTTGCAGGAGGCGATGCGGACTGCGGCGGAGAACATTCGCAGTTTCGCCGAGCAGCAGAAGCCGGACGAGTGGTTCACGGAGAACACGCCGGGTGTGACGGTAGGACAGATCGTGCGTCCGCTGGAGTCCGTGGGTTGCTATGTGCCGGGTGGTCGGTTTCCGCTGCCCAGCACGCTGCTGATGACGACGATCCCAGCGCAGGTGGCGGGTGTGGAGCGCGTGGTGGTGGTGAGCCCGAAGCCTGCCCGCGAGACGCTGGCCGCCGCACACCTGGCAGGTGTGACCGAGATGTATCGCACCGGTGGAGCGCAGGCGGTGGCGGCGCTGGCGTACGGCACAGAGACGATTAATCGCGTGGACAAGATTGTCGGTCCCGGCAATCTGTACGTGACCGCGGCAAAGGTGATCGCCTCGACGGAGTGCGGCATCGACATGCCCGCCGGGCCTACGGAAATCGTCGTGACGAGCGAGACGGGGAACGCCGAGGGCATTGCCGCGGACCTGGTCGCGCAGGCGGAGCACGATCCTGAGACGCTGGCCGTGTTTGTGACGGCGAACGAGAAGCTGGCGAAGCAGGTTGCAGAGTTGGCGCACAAGCGGGCGAAGGGCAACGCCCTGGCGAAGGTGTCGCTGCGGGCTCGTGGGACGGTGTTTTTGTGCGAATCGGTTGAGGAAACGCATGCGATCACCAACCGGCTCGCGCCTGAGCATTTGACGGTGGATGCGGCGAGCGATCTGTTGTGGGTGCGGAATGCCGGATCAGTGTTCGTGGGTAACTTTGCACCGCAAAGCATGGGCGACTACATCAGCGGGCCGAATCATGTGCTGCCGACCGGGCGCGTGGGGCGCGTGCGCGGTGGCTTGAGTGTTACGGATTTTCTGAAGGTGATCACCGTACAGGACTACACCGCGGCGGGGCTGAAGACGCTGGGGCCGAAGGCGATTGCGCTGGCAACGGCCGAGGGCCTGGTGGCGCATGCGGAGAGCGTGCGGGTGCGAATGAACGGCGGCAAGCGATGA
- the hisB gene encoding imidazoleglycerol-phosphate dehydratase HisB, with protein MNAESNSAARVGAARVGVVERNTTETKIKLRLTLDGQGTYNVRTGIRFFDHMLELFTRHGGFDMDLHCDGDLDVDQHHTVEDVGIALGEAVDKALGDKKGILRAGYFVMAMDETLAVAAIDLSGRTGYVVDDQVNVALVGDFQTELVTDFFDGFARGGRCNVHVKTMYGRSNHHKIEAIFKAFARALRGAVSRDERMKDLLPSTKGLL; from the coding sequence GTGAATGCTGAGTCGAATTCTGCAGCGCGTGTGGGTGCAGCGCGTGTGGGTGTGGTGGAGCGCAACACGACGGAGACCAAGATCAAGTTGCGGCTGACGCTGGACGGGCAGGGGACGTACAACGTGCGGACCGGCATTCGCTTTTTCGATCACATGCTGGAACTGTTCACACGGCATGGCGGGTTCGACATGGACCTGCACTGCGACGGTGATCTGGATGTGGACCAGCACCACACGGTCGAAGATGTGGGCATTGCGCTGGGTGAAGCGGTGGACAAGGCGCTGGGCGACAAAAAAGGCATTCTGCGCGCCGGGTACTTTGTGATGGCGATGGACGAGACGCTGGCGGTGGCGGCGATCGATCTTTCGGGACGGACCGGTTACGTTGTCGATGACCAGGTGAATGTGGCGCTGGTTGGGGATTTCCAGACCGAACTGGTTACGGACTTTTTCGATGGCTTCGCGCGCGGTGGCCGCTGCAACGTGCATGTGAAGACGATGTACGGCCGCAGCAATCACCACAAGATCGAGGCGATCTTCAAGGCGTTTGCGCGGGCGCTGCGGGGTGCGGTGAGCCGCGACGAGCGGATGAAGGATTTACTGCCGAGTACCAAGGGCTTGCTGTGA
- the hisG gene encoding ATP phosphoribosyltransferase, which translates to MAKLKLGIPKGSLQDATVALFARAGWQILANGRSYFPAINDDEIECMLVRAQEMARYVEHGALDAGLTGNDWVLENLADVERVTSLTYSKQSRQSVKWVLAVPEDSPYQRPEDLEGKIIATELVEYTKRYFAEKKINVKVEFSWGATEVKPPMLADAIVEVTETGSSLRANRLRIIEVLMESETQLIANNAAYADAWKREKIGNLAMMLNGAINAMSQVGLMLNVPKASLDEVLAILPALSSPTVSQLKDENWVAVNTILDETTVRDVIPKLKAAGGSGIVEYPLSKVVL; encoded by the coding sequence ATGGCGAAGCTGAAGCTTGGGATTCCGAAGGGTAGTTTGCAGGACGCGACGGTGGCTCTGTTTGCGCGGGCGGGTTGGCAGATTCTGGCAAACGGGCGGTCGTACTTTCCGGCCATCAACGATGACGAGATTGAGTGCATGCTGGTGCGCGCGCAGGAGATGGCCCGCTATGTGGAGCACGGTGCGCTGGATGCCGGCCTGACCGGCAACGACTGGGTGCTGGAGAATTTGGCGGATGTGGAGCGCGTGACGTCGCTGACGTATTCCAAGCAGTCGCGGCAGAGCGTGAAGTGGGTGCTGGCAGTGCCCGAGGATTCGCCGTATCAGCGGCCCGAGGATCTGGAAGGCAAGATCATCGCGACGGAGCTGGTGGAGTACACCAAGCGTTACTTCGCGGAGAAGAAGATCAACGTAAAGGTGGAGTTTAGCTGGGGCGCTACCGAAGTCAAGCCGCCCATGCTGGCCGACGCGATCGTCGAGGTGACAGAGACGGGATCTTCGCTGCGCGCGAATCGGCTGCGCATCATCGAAGTGCTGATGGAAAGCGAGACGCAGTTGATTGCGAACAACGCTGCGTATGCGGACGCGTGGAAGCGCGAGAAGATCGGCAACCTGGCGATGATGCTGAACGGCGCGATCAACGCGATGAGCCAGGTTGGCCTGATGCTGAACGTGCCGAAGGCGAGCCTGGATGAGGTGCTGGCGATCCTGCCGGCTCTGTCATCGCCGACCGTGTCTCAGTTGAAGGATGAGAACTGGGTGGCGGTGAACACGATTCTGGATGAGACCACGGTGCGCGACGTGATTCCGAAGCTGAAGGCAGCGGGTGGCAGCGGGATTGTGGAGTATCCGCTGAGCAAGGTGGTGCTGTAA
- a CDS encoding ComEA family DNA-binding protein, whose product MPLPEPRHLGTQEFPFMHQRRLLTLVALLSLWPVISPAQTQSAAPKPAAGAAKPATKSVTAAPAAKGEPLDLNTATPDQLKALPGIGDAYAKRIIDGRPYTMKNQLTQRGILPQATYDKIKDSIVAKRPASAKSAGPAAAAAPAKK is encoded by the coding sequence GTGCCGTTGCCCGAACCGCGCCACCTGGGCACCCAGGAGTTCCCTTTCATGCACCAGCGCCGCCTGCTCACACTTGTTGCCCTGCTCTCCCTTTGGCCCGTCATCTCGCCGGCACAGACCCAATCTGCCGCCCCTAAGCCGGCAGCCGGAGCCGCCAAGCCCGCGACCAAATCCGTCACCGCCGCGCCTGCCGCGAAGGGCGAGCCGCTCGACCTGAACACCGCCACGCCTGACCAGCTCAAGGCTCTGCCCGGCATCGGCGACGCCTACGCCAAGCGAATCATTGACGGCCGTCCCTACACCATGAAGAACCAGCTGACCCAGCGCGGCATCCTGCCCCAGGCCACCTACGACAAGATCAAGGACAGCATCGTCGCCAAGCGCCCGGCCTCCGCCAAGTCCGCCGGCCCGGCCGCGGCCGCTGCTCCCGCCAAAAAATAA
- a CDS encoding pyridoxal phosphate-dependent aminotransferase: protein MSAVVAEQRPESIQPRRAIAAMPEYHPPLAGRNALRLDFNENTHAPSPRVREALGKLTLESFTVYPERAPVEAVVAQHLQLQPEQVLLTNAVDEAIHIVCFTFLEEGDEVLFAVPSFFMYDVNAVAMGAVVKRVQMDETLEFPFERLLAGITPKTKLVILCSPNNPTGTVISRQQIHAVAKAAAHAVVMVDEAYFHFHGETVMDDLRADAAADAPRNMIVARTFSKAYGLANLRVGLIAGPAELVQHMRKASSPYNVNGVALRAVEACVGDTEYLDWYVGQIRTGRARIEKALDHMRVPRWPSHANFVLMHIGPKHKDLVAAARARGVLLRDRSSDPGLAGCVRITIGVEDQIDTAIAVLRESLAAIGWTPAEVDAPEAGPKEEREYE from the coding sequence ATGAGTGCTGTTGTGGCAGAGCAGAGGCCGGAGAGCATCCAGCCGCGGCGTGCGATTGCGGCGATGCCGGAGTACCATCCGCCACTGGCAGGGCGCAACGCGCTGCGGTTGGATTTCAATGAGAACACGCATGCGCCGTCGCCCAGAGTGCGCGAGGCGTTGGGCAAGCTGACGTTGGAGTCGTTCACGGTGTATCCGGAGCGGGCGCCGGTGGAGGCTGTGGTCGCGCAGCACTTGCAGCTGCAGCCCGAGCAGGTGCTGCTGACGAATGCGGTGGATGAGGCGATCCACATTGTCTGCTTCACGTTTTTGGAAGAGGGCGATGAGGTACTATTCGCGGTGCCGAGCTTCTTCATGTATGACGTGAACGCTGTTGCCATGGGCGCTGTGGTGAAGCGCGTGCAGATGGACGAGACGCTGGAGTTTCCGTTTGAGCGGCTGCTTGCGGGCATCACGCCGAAGACGAAGCTGGTGATCCTGTGTTCGCCGAATAACCCCACCGGTACAGTGATCTCGCGCCAGCAGATTCATGCGGTCGCGAAGGCTGCGGCGCATGCCGTGGTGATGGTGGATGAGGCGTACTTCCATTTTCACGGTGAAACCGTTATGGACGACCTGCGTGCGGATGCAGCGGCCGATGCGCCGCGGAACATGATCGTCGCGCGCACGTTTTCGAAGGCGTATGGGCTGGCAAATCTGCGTGTGGGTTTGATAGCCGGACCTGCGGAGTTGGTGCAGCACATGCGCAAGGCGAGCTCGCCGTACAACGTGAACGGCGTGGCGCTGCGCGCCGTGGAAGCGTGCGTGGGCGACACCGAGTACCTGGATTGGTATGTGGGGCAGATTCGCACAGGACGGGCGCGCATTGAGAAGGCGCTGGACCACATGCGCGTGCCGCGCTGGCCGAGTCATGCCAACTTTGTGCTGATGCACATTGGGCCGAAGCACAAGGATCTTGTGGCGGCGGCTCGGGCGCGTGGTGTGTTGCTGCGCGACCGGTCGAGTGATCCAGGCTTGGCCGGATGTGTGCGGATTACGATTGGCGTTGAAGATCAGATCGACACGGCGATTGCCGTGCTGCGCGAGTCGCTGGCGGCGATCGGGTGGACGCCGGCTGAGGTGGATGCTCCGGAGGCGGGGCCGAAGGAGGAGCGGGAATATGAGTGA
- the hisF gene encoding imidazole glycerol phosphate synthase subunit HisF has translation MLTKRVIACLDVRGGRVVKGIQFVDIVDAGDPAELAHRHAAAGADEIVLLDITATHEGRGTLIDTVKRTAAQLFIPFTVGGGIRSAEDAAAVFDAGADKVSINSSAIARPELIGEIGGSFGAQAVIVAIDARRDASSVDPVGDAEVYVSGGRKPTGRKVVDWAREAEERGAGEILLTSMDADGTRAGFDDELTARVSGAVQIPVIASGGAGNAQHFADVFGRGKADAALAASIFHFGVTDSWALKRELRAAGVPVRL, from the coding sequence ATGCTGACGAAGCGGGTGATTGCTTGCCTGGATGTGCGCGGCGGGCGCGTGGTGAAGGGCATTCAGTTCGTGGACATCGTCGATGCGGGTGATCCGGCGGAGCTGGCGCACCGGCATGCAGCGGCGGGTGCGGACGAGATTGTTCTGCTCGACATTACGGCGACGCACGAGGGGCGCGGTACGCTGATCGACACGGTAAAGCGGACTGCGGCGCAGTTGTTCATTCCGTTTACAGTCGGTGGCGGTATTCGCAGCGCGGAGGACGCGGCGGCGGTGTTCGACGCGGGCGCGGACAAGGTGAGCATTAATTCGAGCGCGATTGCACGGCCAGAGCTGATTGGTGAGATCGGCGGCAGCTTTGGCGCGCAGGCTGTGATTGTTGCGATCGATGCGCGGCGCGATGCGAGCTCGGTCGATCCGGTAGGAGACGCCGAGGTGTATGTGTCGGGTGGGCGCAAACCGACGGGCCGCAAGGTGGTGGACTGGGCGCGTGAGGCGGAAGAGCGTGGCGCGGGCGAGATCCTGCTGACGAGCATGGACGCGGATGGAACCCGCGCGGGCTTTGACGACGAGCTGACCGCACGGGTGAGCGGGGCGGTGCAGATTCCGGTGATCGCTTCGGGCGGTGCGGGGAACGCGCAGCACTTCGCGGATGTGTTCGGGCGGGGCAAGGCGGATGCTGCGCTGGCGGCGAGCATCTTTCACTTTGGCGTGACGGACTCGTGGGCGCTGAAGCGGGAGCTGCGCGCGGCGGGTGTGCCGGTGCGGTTGTAG